A genomic segment from uncultured Alistipes sp. encodes:
- a CDS encoding ATPase: protein METTTAIILGYIGVALMVGLSGVASCVGTSVAGQASIGAMKKNAGAFGSYMILSAIPGSQGLYGFVGYFIIKGFLTESMTLLQGAAIFGAGLLTGLVCLASSYYQAKVCADGIAAIGNGHDVMGKTLILAAFPELYAILTVAAIFLIAGAI, encoded by the coding sequence ATGGAAACAACAACTGCAATTATTTTGGGCTACATCGGCGTAGCGTTGATGGTGGGCCTTTCGGGCGTAGCGAGCTGCGTGGGCACGTCGGTGGCGGGCCAGGCGTCGATCGGCGCCATGAAGAAGAATGCCGGAGCCTTCGGCAGCTACATGATCCTCTCGGCTATCCCGGGATCGCAGGGCCTTTACGGCTTCGTGGGCTACTTCATCATCAAGGGCTTCCTGACGGAGTCGATGACCCTGTTGCAGGGTGCGGCCATTTTCGGTGCGGGACTGCTGACGGGTCTGGTCTGCCTGGCGTCGTCGTATTATCAGGCCAAGGTCTGCGCCGACGGCATCGCTGCAATCGGCAACGGCCACGACGTGATGGGCAAGACGCTGATTCTGGCCGCCTTCCCGGAGTTGTACGCGATTCTGACGGTTGCCGCCATCTTCCTGATCGCCGGAGCCATCTGA
- a CDS encoding V-type ATPase 116kDa subunit family protein — translation MIARMSKYDFVLYAAQGEDFIGKLRDLGLVDITTTGWEPSEEDRQLLLDIEGCTKAAEFLKAFRQEEGRCDAGAAAFASGEEAYEHYAAAQRNAAAIRAEIARLEKAADELRPWGPFDVTRTERLAGEGIVLRYFFTQRNTYDKQAAEWSEHYSISEISRNDSTVWFVVVAAPGEEITLDAQEMKTPHMDIREAERRIAEESAKLAALDAEFSRVAASEKLLAEYGATLKERLQEVRVTATAQQEADGTLLVMEGWAETETSEKVDALLESYPNVVWIKSDPTPEDDTPVKLKNNWFARIFELVGDMYARPKYGTLDLTPYFAPFYMLFFGICLNDAGYGAILTLLGAWMLSKNRKPGMMRQAAWFATLCGIMTIVFGGICGSFFGISMSEWFPTVPFLDFQGKFFSIALAIGVVQILFGMALNIWTTARCFGITQAFGQLGWFIILVSCVLAMALPMAGITIPGFTSGSVAFYVALGLGAVLLLLLNNPKRNPLINFGAGLWDLYNNITGLLSDVLSYIRLFAIGLSGGILASVFNALAAGFVPEGAGIVTRLLIMIPILLIGHGINLFMSTISSFVHPMRLTFVEFYKNAGFEMTMRTFDPLRKLEQENQ, via the coding sequence ATGATAGCCAGAATGTCGAAATACGACTTTGTGCTCTATGCGGCACAGGGTGAGGACTTCATCGGGAAGTTGCGCGACCTGGGGCTGGTGGACATCACCACGACGGGTTGGGAGCCCTCGGAGGAGGACCGTCAGCTGCTGCTCGACATCGAGGGCTGCACGAAGGCTGCGGAGTTTCTGAAGGCGTTCCGCCAAGAGGAGGGGCGTTGCGATGCAGGTGCCGCGGCGTTCGCTTCGGGCGAGGAGGCCTATGAGCACTATGCGGCGGCGCAGCGGAATGCGGCGGCGATCCGTGCGGAGATTGCGCGGCTGGAGAAAGCCGCCGACGAACTGCGCCCGTGGGGGCCGTTCGACGTGACGCGCACGGAGCGGCTCGCCGGGGAGGGTATCGTCCTGCGCTACTTCTTCACCCAGCGCAATACCTACGACAAACAGGCGGCGGAGTGGTCCGAACACTATTCGATTTCGGAGATCTCGCGCAACGACTCGACGGTCTGGTTCGTCGTGGTGGCGGCTCCGGGCGAGGAGATTACGCTCGATGCCCAGGAGATGAAGACGCCGCACATGGATATCCGCGAGGCGGAGCGCCGCATTGCGGAGGAGAGTGCAAAACTCGCGGCGCTGGATGCGGAGTTCTCGCGCGTGGCGGCTTCGGAGAAGCTGCTGGCAGAGTACGGCGCTACGCTGAAGGAGCGCCTGCAGGAGGTACGCGTTACGGCTACGGCGCAGCAGGAGGCCGACGGCACGCTGCTGGTGATGGAGGGCTGGGCCGAGACGGAGACCTCGGAGAAGGTCGACGCCCTGCTCGAATCGTATCCCAACGTGGTGTGGATCAAGAGCGACCCCACGCCGGAGGACGATACGCCCGTCAAGTTGAAAAACAACTGGTTCGCGCGGATCTTCGAACTGGTGGGCGACATGTATGCTCGTCCGAAATACGGCACGCTGGACCTGACGCCCTATTTTGCGCCGTTCTACATGCTCTTCTTCGGCATCTGCCTGAACGATGCGGGATACGGAGCGATCCTGACGCTGCTGGGCGCATGGATGCTTTCGAAGAACCGCAAGCCGGGCATGATGCGCCAGGCGGCGTGGTTCGCCACGTTGTGCGGCATCATGACGATCGTCTTCGGCGGTATCTGCGGCTCGTTCTTCGGCATCTCCATGTCGGAGTGGTTCCCGACGGTTCCGTTCCTGGATTTCCAGGGGAAATTCTTCTCCATCGCGCTGGCGATCGGCGTGGTGCAGATCCTCTTCGGCATGGCGCTCAACATCTGGACGACGGCGCGCTGCTTCGGCATCACGCAGGCTTTCGGACAGCTGGGCTGGTTCATCATCCTGGTGTCGTGCGTGCTGGCCATGGCGCTGCCCATGGCGGGGATCACCATCCCGGGCTTCACCTCCGGGTCGGTGGCCTTCTACGTGGCGCTGGGCCTCGGTGCCGTGCTGCTGTTGCTGCTGAACAATCCGAAGCGCAACCCGCTCATCAACTTCGGTGCCGGCCTCTGGGATCTCTATAACAACATTACGGGACTGTTGAGCGACGTGCTGTCGTACATCCGTCTCTTTGCCATCGGCCTTTCGGGCGGTATCCTGGCCTCGGTTTTCAATGCGCTGGCGGCGGGATTCGTGCCCGAGGGTGCGGGGATCGTGACGCGGCTGCTGATCATGATTCCGATCCTGCTGATCGGCCACGGCATCAACCTGTTCATGTCGACGATCTCGTCGTTCGTGCACCCGATGCGTCTGACGTTCGTGGAGTTCTACAAGAACGCCGGTTTCGAAATGACGATGCGGACATTCGACCCGCTCCGCAAACTGGAACAAGAAAATCAATAA
- a CDS encoding V-type ATP synthase subunit D, protein MAIKFQYNKTSLGELGKQLKMRQKALPTIKSKESALRSEVKKAKDSAADYRRRLETLKGEYDYMVSLWGEFDSDLLRISDVDLGLRKIAGVRIPELEDVRFEEKPYDLFSSPAWFADGIDILKRLARLGLEFEVYNRRMELLDFARRKTTQKVNLYEKVQIPGYEDAIRKIKRFMEDEENLSKSAQKIVKTKQQAAGEGAML, encoded by the coding sequence ATGGCCATCAAGTTTCAATACAACAAGACTTCGCTGGGCGAACTCGGAAAGCAACTGAAGATGCGCCAGAAGGCGCTTCCTACGATCAAGAGCAAGGAATCGGCGCTGCGTTCCGAAGTGAAGAAGGCGAAGGACTCCGCGGCGGACTACCGGCGTCGTCTCGAAACCCTGAAGGGGGAGTACGACTACATGGTTTCGCTGTGGGGGGAGTTCGACAGTGACCTTCTCCGCATTTCGGACGTGGATCTTGGGCTGCGGAAGATTGCGGGCGTGCGCATTCCGGAACTGGAGGACGTGCGGTTTGAGGAGAAGCCCTACGACCTGTTCTCCTCTCCGGCGTGGTTCGCCGACGGCATCGACATCCTCAAGCGTCTGGCACGTCTGGGGCTGGAGTTCGAGGTCTACAACCGTCGGATGGAGCTGCTGGACTTTGCGCGCCGGAAGACGACGCAGAAGGTGAACCTCTACGAAAAGGTCCAGATCCCGGGCTATGAGGACGCCATCCGGAAGATCAAACGCTTCATGGAGGACGAGGAGAACCTTTCGAAATCGGCCCAGAAGATCGTGAAAACCAAACAACAGGCCGCCGGGGAGGGCGCGATGTTATGA
- a CDS encoding V-type ATP synthase subunit B: MTTRAFQKIYTRIDNITKATVTLRAQGVGNDELATVGGKLAQVVKIMGENVTLQVFAGTEGLSTDSEVIFHGEPPKLRVSDALAGRFFNAYGEPLEGGEIVEGEAREIGGPTVNPFKRIQPSELIATGIAGIDLNNTIVTGQKIPFFADPDQPYNAVMANVALRAKADKIILGGMGLTNDDFLYFKSVFENAGALDRIVSFVNTTENPPVERLLVPDMALTAAEYFAVDKGEKVLVLLTDMTLYADALAIVSNRMDQIPSKDSMPGSLYSDLAKIYEKAVQLPNGGSITIIAVTTLSGGDITHAIPDNTGYITEGQLFLRNDSDTGKVIVDPFRSLSRLKQLVIGKKTREDHPQVMNACVRLYADAANAKTKLENGFDLSDYDERALKFARDYSEKLLAIDVNIGITEMLDTAWGLFAKYFSKEEVAIKEELIKKYWKEA, translated from the coding sequence ATGACAACACGCGCATTTCAGAAGATATATACCCGGATTGACAACATCACCAAGGCGACGGTGACGCTGCGGGCGCAGGGCGTCGGCAACGACGAACTGGCCACGGTGGGCGGGAAACTGGCCCAGGTGGTGAAGATTATGGGCGAGAACGTGACGCTTCAGGTTTTCGCCGGTACGGAGGGCCTTTCGACCGATTCGGAGGTCATCTTCCACGGCGAGCCGCCGAAGCTGCGGGTTTCGGACGCGCTGGCCGGGCGCTTCTTCAACGCCTACGGCGAGCCGCTGGAGGGCGGAGAGATCGTCGAGGGCGAGGCCCGGGAGATCGGCGGCCCGACGGTGAACCCGTTCAAGCGTATCCAGCCCTCGGAGCTGATCGCCACGGGTATCGCGGGCATCGACCTGAACAACACGATCGTGACCGGCCAGAAGATTCCGTTCTTCGCCGACCCGGACCAGCCCTACAACGCGGTGATGGCCAACGTGGCGCTGCGCGCCAAGGCCGACAAGATCATCCTGGGCGGCATGGGACTGACGAACGATGACTTCCTCTACTTCAAGTCGGTGTTCGAGAACGCCGGGGCGCTGGACCGCATCGTGTCATTCGTCAACACGACGGAGAACCCGCCCGTGGAGCGTCTGCTCGTGCCGGACATGGCGCTGACGGCCGCCGAGTACTTCGCCGTGGACAAGGGCGAGAAGGTGCTGGTGCTGCTGACGGACATGACGCTCTACGCCGACGCCTTGGCGATCGTCTCGAACCGTATGGACCAGATTCCGTCGAAGGACTCGATGCCGGGTTCGCTCTATTCGGACCTGGCGAAGATCTACGAGAAGGCCGTGCAGCTGCCCAACGGCGGCTCGATCACGATCATCGCGGTGACAACCCTCTCGGGCGGCGACATCACGCACGCCATCCCCGACAACACGGGTTACATCACGGAGGGTCAGTTGTTCCTGCGCAACGACTCCGATACGGGCAAGGTCATCGTGGACCCGTTCCGTTCGCTGTCGCGACTCAAACAGCTCGTCATCGGCAAGAAGACGCGCGAAGACCACCCGCAGGTGATGAACGCCTGCGTGCGTCTCTACGCCGACGCCGCCAACGCGAAGACGAAGCTCGAAAACGGTTTCGACCTTTCGGACTACGACGAGCGGGCGCTGAAATTCGCCCGTGACTATTCGGAGAAACTGCTGGCGATCGACGTGAACATCGGCATCACGGAGATGCTTGATACGGCATGGGGCCTCTTTGCGAAGTATTTCTCGAAGGAAGAGGTCGCCATCAAGGAGGAACTGATCAAGAAATACTGGAAGGAGGCGTAA
- a CDS encoding V-type ATP synthase subunit A: MKTTGRVNGIISNIVIVKADGPVGQNEICYVWTGGTKMMAEVIKVIGDSAYVQVFDSTRGLKIGDRVEFEGHMLEVTLAPGLLSRNYDGLQNDLEKMEGLFIARGSITDPVDFEAEWAFTPLAKAGDKVSAASWLGEVKEQWVMHKIMVPFTMTGNYTVKSVAKAGTYKVTDTIAVVTDSEGEDHEITMVQKWPVKQAVRCYTEKPRPSRVMETGVRAIDTFNPMAEGGTGFIPGPFGAGKTVLQHAISKQADADVIIMVACGERANEVVEIFKEFPELVDPRTGHKLMERTIIICNTSNMPVAAREASVYTGMTIGEYYRSMGLKVLVMADSTSRWAQALREMSNRLEELPGQDAFPMDLSAIISNFYSRAGLVTLTNGQTGSVTFLGTVSPAGGNLKEPVTESTKKAARCFYALSQGRADSKRYPAIDPLESYSKYLEYPEIREYLDEHIEKDWVDLVYAGKTLVQRGKEANDQINILGDDGVPVEYHERFWKSELIDFVILQQDAFDDIDANCPIERQKMMYEMVLGICRKSFSFADFEECSQFFKGLINLFRQMNYSEWKSEKFEDYKRQIEEYVSEKNR, translated from the coding sequence ATGAAAACGACAGGACGTGTAAACGGTATCATATCCAACATCGTGATCGTCAAGGCCGACGGACCTGTGGGCCAGAATGAGATCTGCTATGTGTGGACGGGTGGTACGAAGATGATGGCCGAGGTCATCAAGGTCATAGGCGATTCGGCCTATGTACAGGTTTTTGACAGCACGCGCGGCTTGAAGATCGGCGACCGGGTTGAATTCGAGGGGCACATGCTCGAAGTGACGCTGGCGCCGGGCCTGCTTTCGCGCAACTACGACGGTCTGCAGAACGACCTCGAAAAGATGGAGGGGCTGTTCATCGCCCGCGGATCGATCACCGACCCGGTTGATTTCGAGGCCGAGTGGGCGTTCACGCCGCTGGCCAAGGCGGGCGACAAGGTGTCGGCCGCATCGTGGCTGGGCGAGGTGAAGGAGCAGTGGGTCATGCACAAGATCATGGTCCCGTTCACGATGACCGGGAACTATACGGTCAAGAGCGTGGCGAAGGCCGGGACCTACAAGGTGACGGATACGATCGCCGTGGTGACCGACTCCGAAGGGGAGGATCACGAGATCACGATGGTGCAGAAGTGGCCGGTGAAGCAGGCCGTGCGCTGCTATACGGAGAAGCCTCGTCCGTCGCGCGTGATGGAGACGGGCGTGCGTGCCATCGATACGTTCAACCCGATGGCCGAGGGCGGTACGGGCTTCATCCCGGGGCCGTTCGGTGCGGGCAAGACGGTGCTGCAGCACGCGATTTCGAAACAGGCCGATGCCGACGTGATCATCATGGTGGCGTGCGGCGAGCGTGCCAACGAGGTGGTGGAGATCTTCAAGGAGTTCCCCGAGCTGGTCGACCCGCGCACGGGCCACAAGCTCATGGAGCGTACGATCATCATCTGCAATACGTCGAACATGCCCGTCGCGGCTCGTGAGGCTTCGGTCTACACGGGTATGACGATCGGCGAATACTACCGTTCGATGGGCCTGAAGGTGCTGGTTATGGCCGACTCGACGTCGCGTTGGGCGCAGGCGCTGCGCGAGATGTCGAACCGCCTGGAGGAGCTTCCGGGTCAGGATGCCTTCCCGATGGACCTTTCGGCCATCATCTCGAACTTCTACTCGCGGGCCGGTCTGGTGACGCTCACGAACGGCCAGACGGGTTCGGTGACGTTCCTCGGTACGGTTTCGCCTGCGGGCGGTAACCTCAAGGAGCCGGTTACGGAATCGACGAAGAAGGCCGCGCGCTGCTTCTACGCCCTGTCGCAGGGCCGCGCCGACTCGAAGCGCTACCCGGCCATCGACCCGCTGGAGTCCTATTCGAAATACCTGGAGTATCCGGAGATCCGCGAATACCTCGACGAGCACATCGAGAAGGACTGGGTGGACCTCGTCTATGCGGGCAAGACGCTCGTGCAGCGCGGCAAGGAGGCCAACGACCAGATCAACATCCTGGGCGACGACGGCGTGCCGGTGGAGTACCACGAGCGGTTCTGGAAGTCGGAGCTGATCGACTTCGTGATCCTGCAGCAGGATGCCTTCGACGACATCGACGCCAACTGCCCGATCGAGCGTCAGAAGATGATGTACGAGATGGTGCTTGGGATCTGCCGCAAGTCGTTCTCGTTTGCGGATTTCGAGGAGTGCTCGCAGTTCTTCAAGGGTTTGATCAACCTCTTCCGCCAGATGAACTACTCGGAGTGGAAGTCGGAGAAGTTCGAGGACTACAAGCGTCAGATCGAAGAGTACGTGAGTGAAAAAAACAGATAA
- a CDS encoding DUF2764 family protein, with product MFANQYYCLVASLREYTLDSDTKGFDAREIVGEILEGVKRNDAREVRLLYGYYDCENLAALRGGRSSYNPLGNLTREELEEELKAPRRLPAAVARVVRAYADPEGEDAESVDTAQRFERELFGAYYAVCARSRSRFLRAWSAFDRDLRNVTAAIAARATGRPIEDSIVGGGDVAEQLQRSSAADFGLRGELPCIDAVIAAVNDEQNLVEKERKLDLIRWTEAVELATFDYFDLDAILSYLVRVNIVARWTRLDAERGREMFNRLMAGLDGRELIENKQ from the coding sequence ATGTTCGCAAACCAATATTACTGTCTGGTAGCCTCGCTCCGGGAGTATACGCTCGATTCCGATACGAAGGGTTTCGATGCCCGTGAGATCGTCGGGGAGATTCTGGAGGGGGTGAAGCGGAACGATGCCCGTGAGGTTCGCCTGCTTTACGGCTACTACGACTGCGAGAACCTGGCGGCGCTGCGCGGCGGACGTTCGTCGTACAACCCGCTGGGGAACCTCACGCGCGAGGAGCTGGAGGAGGAGCTGAAGGCTCCGCGGCGGCTTCCCGCGGCGGTGGCGCGGGTCGTGCGTGCCTACGCCGATCCCGAAGGCGAGGATGCCGAGTCGGTGGATACGGCGCAGCGTTTCGAACGGGAGCTGTTCGGCGCCTACTATGCGGTGTGTGCGCGTTCGCGGAGCCGGTTCCTGCGGGCGTGGTCGGCGTTCGACCGGGACCTGCGGAACGTCACGGCAGCCATTGCCGCCCGGGCCACGGGCCGTCCGATCGAGGATTCGATCGTGGGCGGCGGTGACGTCGCGGAGCAGCTGCAGCGCAGTTCGGCGGCCGATTTCGGGCTGCGGGGCGAACTCCCCTGCATCGACGCGGTGATCGCGGCGGTGAACGACGAACAGAACCTCGTGGAGAAGGAGCGCAAACTGGACCTGATCCGCTGGACGGAGGCCGTGGAGCTGGCGACGTTCGACTATTTCGACCTCGACGCCATTCTCTCCTACCTGGTCCGCGTGAACATCGTGGCCCGCTGGACGCGCCTCGACGCGGAGCGGGGCCGGGAGATGTTCAACCGCCTGATGGCGGGGCTCGACGGCCGGGAACTGATTGAAAATAAACAATGA
- a CDS encoding Crp/Fnr family transcriptional regulator, producing the protein MECEIYDMPLFRGGDRTRMETILQKSPGRYASYQKGDFIALQHSACRSLLLLCEGSVYAQMTSSEGRELTLDTLSAPDTLASAFIFGTENRYPVSIIANSDCRLWVVGRESILQIIEQDNAVLRNFLTILSDHSLFLSRRINEFALQSLSSRLVGYLKDNHAIRNLQETAFILGVARPSLSRMIAQMVEQGIVQKTSEGYVLR; encoded by the coding sequence ATGGAGTGTGAAATTTACGATATGCCTCTCTTCCGCGGAGGAGACAGGACACGGATGGAAACCATCCTGCAAAAATCCCCGGGCCGCTATGCCTCGTATCAAAAGGGGGATTTCATCGCCCTGCAGCACAGCGCCTGCCGTTCGCTGCTGCTGCTCTGCGAGGGCAGCGTCTATGCCCAGATGACCAGTTCCGAAGGCCGCGAACTGACGCTCGACACCCTCTCGGCCCCCGATACGCTCGCCTCGGCATTCATCTTCGGAACCGAAAACCGCTATCCCGTATCGATCATCGCCAACAGCGACTGCCGTCTCTGGGTCGTGGGGCGCGAGAGCATCCTGCAGATCATCGAACAGGACAATGCCGTATTGCGGAATTTCCTGACCATCCTCTCCGACCACAGTCTCTTCCTCAGCCGACGAATCAACGAGTTCGCCCTGCAGAGCCTCTCGTCGCGGCTCGTGGGCTATCTGAAAGACAACCACGCCATCCGCAACCTGCAGGAGACAGCCTTCATTCTCGGCGTGGCGCGCCCGTCGCTCTCGCGCATGATCGCCCAGATGGTCGAACAGGGCATCGTACAAAAAACATCCGAAGGGTATGTGCTCAGGTAG
- a CDS encoding site-specific integrase, giving the protein MQRSTFKVLFYVKRQSEKSGQVPVMGRITINGTMSQFSCKLTVRSSLWDAKANKAAGKSLEAQRINEKLENIKTNIGKQYQRLCDRDSYVTAEKVRNAFLGMGDDCRLLLQTFDEYLADFLKRVGKDRAYSSYDNYRKRRNRLASFLEYEYRVKDIPFKELTRDFIEKFVVYLSSVQGMRSGTIHSTLKKLKLTTYTAYKNGWIAADPFAGFYVKAEYAERRYLSASELQAVMNVKLPNYRTSINRDVFVFCAFTGLSHADVVKLTHADIHTDDNGEHWIIDKRQKTGTQFRVKLLPVAEMLYKRYKDTYRTSEKVFPLKGTYKTLNMSLRHVARHAGLSFNPTIHMARHTFATTVTLTQGVPLETVSKMLGHKHITTTQIYAKITNDKIGRDMAALSEKLNGIFKVAQ; this is encoded by the coding sequence ATGCAACGCAGCACTTTCAAAGTCCTTTTCTATGTGAAAAGGCAGTCCGAAAAATCGGGTCAGGTTCCCGTTATGGGCCGTATCACCATCAACGGTACGATGTCGCAGTTCAGCTGCAAACTCACCGTTCGTTCTTCTCTTTGGGATGCCAAAGCGAACAAGGCGGCAGGTAAGAGCCTCGAAGCACAGCGCATCAACGAAAAGCTGGAAAATATCAAAACCAATATCGGCAAACAGTATCAGCGTCTCTGCGACCGGGATTCATACGTTACGGCTGAAAAGGTCCGCAACGCCTTCCTCGGTATGGGCGATGACTGCCGTCTGCTTTTACAGACTTTCGACGAATACCTTGCAGACTTTCTCAAACGCGTGGGCAAAGACCGCGCCTATTCGAGCTATGACAATTACCGCAAACGCCGTAACCGCCTTGCCTCTTTCCTCGAATACGAATACCGTGTAAAAGATATTCCTTTCAAAGAACTGACGCGTGATTTCATCGAAAAGTTTGTGGTCTACCTCTCCTCGGTACAAGGGATGCGTTCCGGGACGATCCATTCTACACTCAAGAAGCTGAAACTGACGACCTACACGGCGTATAAGAACGGCTGGATTGCCGCCGATCCTTTCGCCGGGTTCTATGTCAAAGCAGAATACGCTGAACGTCGCTACCTCTCGGCCTCGGAATTGCAGGCCGTGATGAATGTCAAGCTCCCCAATTACCGAACAAGCATTAACCGGGACGTCTTCGTCTTTTGCGCCTTTACGGGCCTGAGCCACGCGGACGTGGTGAAACTTACCCATGCGGACATCCATACGGACGATAACGGGGAGCATTGGATCATCGACAAACGGCAAAAGACAGGTACGCAGTTCCGTGTCAAGCTCCTTCCCGTCGCTGAAATGCTCTACAAGCGTTATAAGGATACATATCGCACAAGCGAGAAGGTTTTTCCGCTTAAAGGCACTTATAAAACACTGAACATGTCGTTACGTCATGTTGCCAGACATGCTGGTCTGTCGTTCAACCCGACGATCCACATGGCGCGGCATACCTTTGCCACAACGGTCACGCTTACGCAGGGCGTACCTCTGGAAACGGTCAGCAAGATGCTGGGACATAAACATATCACCACGACCCAAATCTACGCCAAAATCACCAATGACAAGATCGGCCGGGATATGGCGGCATTGAGCGAGAAACTGAACGGTATCTTCAAGGTCGCGCAGTAA
- a CDS encoding DUF3408 domain-containing protein, giving the protein MDSLKETDKPAPNPSKHPRIEVDEELMRQMIAGQAPLDSKVVRRIPEPEEEDTDTPEGNTSETVSGASAPTAEKTDVGTQTTPVKESSGFRRKKIALPDFERTLFASVDCRNRSAIYVSAQTKRKVSTILHLLGNDNTRLTALVDNMLRFVMDIYRDELNYLHEKKNSRRPF; this is encoded by the coding sequence ATGGATTCATTGAAAGAAACAGACAAACCTGCACCCAATCCTTCTAAACATCCCCGTATCGAAGTCGACGAGGAGCTGATGCGTCAGATGATCGCCGGACAGGCCCCTTTGGATTCGAAAGTCGTCCGCAGGATTCCCGAACCGGAAGAGGAAGATACGGACACTCCTGAGGGAAACACATCGGAAACGGTATCCGGAGCATCGGCACCGACTGCTGAAAAAACAGACGTCGGCACCCAAACGACTCCCGTAAAGGAGTCTTCCGGATTCCGGCGTAAAAAGATCGCGCTGCCGGATTTCGAACGCACGCTCTTCGCGTCGGTGGATTGCCGTAACCGCTCTGCGATCTACGTCAGCGCCCAAACCAAGCGTAAAGTATCGACAATTCTCCACCTGCTGGGAAACGATAATACAAGATTAACGGCCTTGGTTGACAATATGCTGCGGTTCGTCATGGACATTTACCGCGACGAGCTGAATTATCTCCACGAGAAGAAGAATAGCAGAAGGCCGTTTTGA
- a CDS encoding mobilization protein, which produces MTGKKPRTPSYKYSFRLNEEQNIRFNELLCKAGSEHNRSRFIVKRIFGEEFVVVRRDPSTVQFVTRLNDFYFQFQRVAQNYNQVVKAINAHFSNVAIPHQIAVLEQRTRELKALSIEILNLVKKLRSDYNASVHNKQYLNK; this is translated from the coding sequence ATGACCGGAAAGAAGCCCCGAACGCCGAGTTATAAATACTCTTTCCGGCTTAACGAAGAGCAGAACATCCGTTTCAACGAGCTGCTCTGCAAAGCCGGATCGGAGCATAACCGCAGCCGGTTTATCGTAAAACGCATCTTCGGCGAGGAGTTCGTTGTCGTCAGACGCGACCCCTCGACGGTGCAATTCGTCACACGGCTGAACGACTTTTATTTCCAATTCCAACGTGTGGCGCAGAATTATAATCAGGTCGTGAAAGCTATCAACGCCCACTTTTCCAACGTCGCAATCCCGCATCAGATCGCTGTACTGGAACAGCGAACGAGGGAGTTGAAAGCCCTCAGTATCGAGATTCTCAACCTTGTAAAAAAGCTGCGCAGTGACTACAATGCTTCTGTCCACAACAAACAATATCTCAATAAATGA
- a CDS encoding glycerophosphodiester phosphodiesterase family protein: protein MNGTIRTFLLMLLLSTIMPAIGQTAGKGVQTKVISHRGYWKTEGSAQNSVTSFLKADSIGSYGSELDVWLTADSVLIANHDRVFKGLAMETSLSGDILATRLSNGEYVPSFEAILGAMRKTSATRLILEIKNLKDKSKYPYEVGLVARLLEKYGVADRTEIIVFAHELGAECIRQMPGTRVFHLNGDLTPTELKERGYAGMDYRNTILKANEHWVAEAHALGLEVNVWTVNTREEMEYFLNLGVDYITTDEPELLQALIRERSGK, encoded by the coding sequence ATGAACGGAACTATACGCACATTTCTTCTGATGCTCCTCTTGAGCACAATAATGCCCGCCATAGGCCAGACGGCCGGCAAAGGTGTACAAACCAAGGTCATCTCCCACCGTGGCTACTGGAAAACCGAAGGATCGGCCCAGAACTCGGTGACCTCCTTCCTGAAAGCCGACTCCATCGGCAGTTACGGTTCCGAACTCGACGTGTGGCTGACGGCCGACAGCGTCCTTATCGCCAATCACGACCGGGTATTCAAGGGTCTTGCCATGGAAACCTCCCTCTCGGGAGATATTCTTGCGACCAGACTCAGTAACGGAGAGTATGTTCCCTCTTTCGAAGCCATACTCGGCGCCATGCGGAAAACATCGGCAACCCGGCTGATTCTGGAGATCAAGAACCTCAAAGACAAGTCGAAATACCCTTACGAAGTAGGGCTCGTCGCAAGGCTGCTCGAAAAATACGGTGTCGCCGACCGCACCGAGATCATCGTCTTCGCCCACGAACTGGGAGCGGAGTGCATCCGGCAGATGCCCGGAACGCGGGTCTTCCACCTCAACGGCGACCTCACCCCGACCGAACTCAAAGAGCGGGGATATGCCGGAATGGATTACCGCAACACTATCCTAAAAGCCAACGAACACTGGGTCGCCGAAGCACACGCCCTCGGGTTGGAAGTAAATGTCTGGACGGTGAACACACGGGAAGAGATGGAGTATTTCCTCAATCTGGGCGTCGATTACATCACGACGGATGAACCCGAACTGCTTCAGGCGTTGATCCGGGAACGCAGCGGGAAATAG